The following coding sequences lie in one Zingiber officinale cultivar Zhangliang chromosome 2B, Zo_v1.1, whole genome shotgun sequence genomic window:
- the LOC122045152 gene encoding accelerated cell death 11-like, whose protein sequence is MESGGGEKPLRRIAAAFEALEVSSKTAPMEVDAFSRACSQVSFLFGCLGIAFKFAEMDYVAKVEDLCEASKSISTLNNLLELDIQQDCVKQGGSHSRNLLRVKRGLDMVKVLFEQILEKDENSLRNPATVAYAKVFAPHHGWAIRKAVAAGMYALPSKAQLLKKLNEDEEASARTYMQTYIRSSGPVIAYIEELYNSRQMGIDW, encoded by the exons ATGGAGAGTGGAGGAGGGGAGAAGCCCTTGAGGCGGATCGCGGCGGCGTTCGAGGCCTTGGAGGTCAGCTCCAAGACGGCGCCCATGGAGGTCGATGCCTTCTCCCGAGCCTGCTCTCAGGTCTCCTTCCTCTTCGGATGTCTAGGCATAGCCTTCAAGTTCGCAGAGATGGATTATGTCGCTAAG GTTGAGGATTTATGTGAAGCATCAAAATCAATCTCAACTCTAAACAATTTGCTTGAGTTAGATATTCAACAGGATTGTGTGAAACAAGGTGGTAGCCATTCACGGAATCTACTTAGAGTTAAGCGTGGACTTGATATGGTCAAGGTGTTGTTCGAGCAAATTCTCGAAAAAGA TGAAAATTCCCTGAGGAACCCTGCGACTGTAGCCTATGCAAAGGTGTTTGCTCCTCACCATGGTTGGGCAATAAGGAAAGCAGTTGCTGCAGGAATGTATGCCCTTCCATCAAAAGCACAGCTGTTGAAGAAGCTAAATGAAGACG aggaggcatcagcaagaacTTATATGCAAACCTACATCAGAAGCTCAGGTCCTGTGATCGCGTACATTGAAGAGCTATATAACTCGAGACAAATGGGGATAGATTGGTGA
- the LOC122045153 gene encoding 40S ribosomal protein S12, with amino-acid sequence MAEDAVAESGPVLGEPMDLMTALQLVLKKSLAHDGLVRGLREAAKAIEKHAAQLCIVAEDCNQADYVKLVKALCAEHNVHLVTVPSAKTLGEWAGLCKIDSEGKARKVVGCSCLVVKDYGEESEGLHIVQEYVKSH; translated from the exons ATGGC TGAAGATGCTGTTGCCGAATCTGGTCCAGTTCTTGGCGAGCCCATGGATTTGATGACTGCTCTGCAGTTGGTGTTGAAGAAGTCATTGGCCCATGATGGACTTGTTCGCGGACTACGTGAGGCTGCAAAGGCAATTGAGAAGCATGCTGCTCAGCTTTGTATTGTAGCTGAGGACTGCAACCAGGCTGACTACGTCAAGCTGGTGAAGGCGCTCTGTGCTGAGCATAACGTGCACTTGGTCACTGTTCCAAGCGCCAAAACGCTTGGTGAATGGGCTGGG CTTTGCAAGATTGATTCAGAGGGCAAGGCAAGGAAAGTGGTGGGCTGCTCATGTCTCGTCGTGAAG GACTATGGTGAAGAATCCGAAGGCCTTCACATAGTTCAAGAATATGTCAAATCACATTGA
- the LOC122045154 gene encoding DEAD-box ATP-dependent RNA helicase 9-like has translation MSFLLRRSGSTAILASRRALAALVSPAAPRVQPPKPAGAPWDSEIVNGSPLFGCCRSQKFGFCDVGRREFHSLRPLGFRATDIACAEYAFDDYYEEKKEKSASKSGEEGLEINKLGIAQDIVSQLAKKGITALFPIQRAVLEPAMQGRDMIGRAKTGTGKTLAFGIPIMDKIIQFQAKHGRGRNPLAIVLAPTRELARQVEKEFRESSTLDTLCVYGGSPINQQMKALNYGVDAVVGTPGRVIDLLNRGALNLSEIQFVVLDEADQMLNVGFAEDVEKILERMPSKHQTLMFSATMPPWIRKLTQKFLNNPVNIDLVGDSDQKLAEGITLYSIVTDNYSKSSILVPLIKEHAKGGKCIVFTQTKRDADRLAYGMGRSLPCEALHGDIAQNQRERTLAGFRDGRFNILIATDVAARGLDIPNVDLVIHYEMPNTTELFVHRSGRTGRAGKKGSAILIHTNEQNRLVRGVEQEIGCRFVELPRITVEGAGEDFRSMGGGRFDSYGGGGRMGGSGFGRGGSTGGSYGRSRGSGGRSDSFDDSGSDRFGSFGGSSFGRSGGFGDSGSGRSGSFGGSSFGRFGGSSDSGSRRSSNFEDSGGSSFGRSGGFGGGSSGSGRFGSSGSARPGSFGSFGGGSKKDDSDSGWPGRSFMSSD, from the exons ATGAGCTTCTTGTTACGTAGGTCCGGCTCGACTGCCATCTTAGCGTCGCGTCGAGCCCTTGCTGCTCTTGTCTCTCCGGCGGCGCCCCGTGTCCAGCCACCGAAACCTGCGGGGGCTCCCTGGGATTCTGAGATCGTAAACGGAAGCCCCTTATTTGGGTGCTGCAGATCTCAAAAGTTTGGCTTTTGTGATGTCGGCCGCAGGGAGTTCCATTCGTTGCGCCCGCTAGGCTTCAGGGCCACTGACATCGCCTGTGCTGAGTACGCCTTTGATGACTATtatgaagaaaagaaagagaagagtGCTTCAAAGAGTGGGGAGGAAGGGCTGGAGATCAACAAGCTGGGAATTGCACAGGACATCGTTTCTCAACTTGCAAAAAAAGGGATCACGGCACTATTCCCTATACAG AGAGCTGTTCTTGAACCTGCGATGCAAGGGAGAGATATGATTGGCCGTGCAAAGACAGGCACAGGGAAAACTCTTGCTTTTGGAATTCCAATCATGGATAAAATTATACAATTCCAGGCCAAGCATGG TCGTGGAAGAAACCCTTTGGCCATAGTGCTTGCACCAACCAGAGAGCTTGCTCGACAAGTTGAGAAAGAGTTTCGAGAATCTTCCACTTTGGACACACTGTGTGTCTATGGAGGCTCTCCAATTAACCAACAGATGAAAGCACTTAATTATGGTGTTGATGCTGTAGTGGGCACTCCTGGACGAGTTATTGATTTGCTGAATAGAGGCGCCTTGAATTTGTCAGAGATTCAATTTGTTGTACTTGATGAAGCTGACCAAATGCTTAATGTTGGATTTGCTGAAGATGTTGAGAAAATTTTGGAAAGGATGCCATCAAAGCATCAAACTTTGATGTTCTCTGCAACTATGCCCCCTTGGATTCGGAAACTCACACAAAAGTTTCTAAACAATCCTGTTAACATTGACCTT GTTGGTGACTCTGATCAGAAGTTAGCAGAAGGAATAACACTCTATTCTATTGTTACGGATAATTATTCAAAATCATCAATTCTTGTCCCACTAATTAAA GAACATGCAAAAGGAGGTAAATGCATAGTATTCACTCAAACAAAACGTGATGCAGATAGGTTAGCTTATGGTATGGGGCGGAGCCTCCCTTGTGAGGCGCTCCACGGTGATATTGCACAAAATCAGAGAGAAAGGACACTAGCTGGATTTCGTGATGGTCGCTTTAATATTCTGATTGCTACTGACGTTGCTGCTCGTGGTTTGGATATACCAAATGTTGATTTG GTGATACACTATGAGATGCCAAACACAACTGAGTTATTTGTTCATAGATCTGGTCGAACTGGGCGAGCAGGCAAAAAAGGCAGTGCAATTCTCATACACACGAATGAGCAAAATCGTCTAGTTAGAGGTGTTGAACAAGAGATTGGGTGCAGGTTTGTTGAG cttCCAAGAATTACAGTTGAGGGTGCAGGAGAAGACTTCAGAAGCATGGGTGGTGGACGTTTTGATTCTTATGGAGGTGGTGGTCGGATGGGTGGTTCAGGCTTTGGTCGTGGTGGAAGCACTGGTGGTTCTTATGGTCGTTCTCGTGGTTCTGGTGGACGTTCAGACAGTTTTGATGACTCAGGATCAGATCGTTTTGGTTCCTTTGGTGGTTCCAGTTTTGGTCGATCCGGAGGTTTTGGCGACTCTGGATCGGGACGTTCTGGCAGTTTTGGGGGCTCCAGTTTCGGTCGATTTGGAGGTTCCAGTGACTCTGGCTCAAGGCGCTCTAGCAATTTCGAGGACTCTGGTGGTTCAAGTTTTGGCCGTTCTGGTGGTTTTGGCGGGGGCAGCTCTGGTTCAGGGCGCTTCGGCAGTTCTGGATCTGCTCGACCTGGCAGCTTTGGCAGCTTTGGTGGAGGCTCAAAGAAGGATGACAGCGACAGTGGTTGGCCCGGAAGGTCTTTCATGAGTTCCGATTAG
- the LOC122045157 gene encoding protein PAT1 homolog 1-like isoform X2, protein MILNIPAMLSQYVFFGKEDAELGGLEDDEGDNCSFIRIGDEYHFPTTTDREGVVPSGAQNVNEVEGLAYLSDNDDLASTFAKLNRVVSGPRTPGVIGDRGSFSRESSSTADWTQDEDYLNWIDQRILDAENVQEGKRWRSQPRPPSSQLSLSKPLYRASSDPQQPHYQQTFQPQQRQQYAQESTPPASSLFTSYDPHGEPSQSFSNLTKHLSIPSANTGVHFLGPTLASYTDPQQLLGRSVSGLHYAHDIARGVAHNPTTSSWARDYLLNHTGLFSGDDLSPNMLRHQLSLPSNLVASQILLQHQQHRLSQLQPYHLCFSHSQANLFHSHGSPSQMRNKLDLDIGVPGSRDNRHRASLKGKRHFQFSHESSDTGNMKVDNRRPQIRSKYMTSEEIESILKMQNAASRNNDPYTTDYYHQACLAKKSTGRPKCNFCPRSLKDLPSRSRGSSESHAHLQVDAVREVPLSSVHRPHPLLEVDMPSSKSSMKSLEQEPLVAARITIEDGISLLLDVDDIDRLLQFNPPQDGGLQLRRRRQISLDGLAATLNLVDPLGPSGAGYSGLNPKDDIVCLHIISLAKGRKLISRYLQLLDPRSNLTRVVCMVVFRHLRFIFGGQSSDSSSSETIENLAQTVSLCVHNMDLSALSACLAAAVCSTEQPPLRPIGSASGDGATIVVKSVLDRATHLLSDRQAAGSYSISKWNFWRESFDAFFRLLTEYCRRKYDNIQQMLRDEASKDAIPVSEATIAMRREMPVDLLRSSLPHTSEHQQKDLIEFAEKLMPVMAFRDLQ, encoded by the exons ATGATCCTCAACATACCGGCTATGCTGTCGCAG TATGTATTCTTTGGAAAGGAAGATGCCGAGTTGGGAGGTTTGGAAGATGATGAAGGTGACAATTGTAGTTTTATTAGGATTGGTGATGAATACCATTTCCCTACTACTACAGACAGAGAGGGAGTTGTTCCTTCTGGAGCACAAAATGTAAATGAG GTTGAAGGGTTAGCTTATTTATCTGATAACGATGACCTTGCGAGCACTTTTGCAAAG TTAAACAGAGTGGTCAGTGGTCCAAGGACTCCTGGAGTTATTGGTGATAGAGGATCTTTTTCTAGAGAAA GTTCTTCTACTGCAGACTGGACACAGGATGAAGACTATTTAAACTGGATTGATCAGCGAATATTAGATGCTGAAAATGTTCAGGAGGGCAAGAGATGGCGGTCACAACCACGACCGCCATCGTCTCAGCTTTCTTTATCAAAACCATTGTACAGAGCTTCATCAGATCCTCAGCAGCCACATTATCAACAAACCTTTCAGCCGCAGCAGAGGCAGCAATACGCTCAGGAATCAACCCCTCCAGCCAGCTCACTTTTCACTTCCTATGATCCTCATGGCGAACCATCTCAGTCGTTCTCAAATCTTACAAAGCATTTAAGCATTCCCTCTGCTAATACTGGAGTACATTTCCTTGGCCCGACTCTTGCCTCCTACACTGATCCTCAGCAACTCTTGGGAAGATCGGTTAGTGGATTGCACTATGCTCATGACATTGCCCGCGGAGTAGCTCATAATCCTACTACGAGCAGTTGGGCAAGGGACTATTTGCTGAATCATACTGGTCTATTTTCAGGTGACGATCTGTCTCCTAACATGCTTCGGCATCAATTGTCTCTGCCGAGCAATTTGGTAGCTTCACAGATATTATTGCAGCATCAACAACATAGATTGTCACAACTCCAGCCATACCATCTCTGTTTCTCTCACTCGCAGGCTAATTTGTTTCACTCTCATGGTTCCCCTTCGCAAATGAGGAACAAGCTTGATCTAGATATCGGAGTGCCTGGTTCAAGAGACAATAGACACAGAGCATCACTAAAAGGAAAGCGCCATTTTCAATTTTCACATGAGTCTTCTGATACTGGAAACATGAAGGTCGATAACAGGCGGCCACAGATTAGATCAAAGTACATGACATCTGAAGAAATAGAAAGCATTTTGAAGATGCAAAATGCAGCAAGCCGCAACAACGATCCATACACAACTGATTATTATCACCAGGCTTGTCTTGCAAAGAAATCAACTGGAAGGCCGAAATGCAATTTCTGTCCAAGAAGCCTAAAAGATTTGCCTTCTCGATCGCGTGGCAGTAGTGAATCACATGCTCATCTTCAGGTTGATGCAGTCAGGGAGGTTCCACTCTCTTCAGTTCACCGACCTCATCCTCTTCTTGAAGTTGACATGCCTTCCTCGAAGTCTTCCATGAAATCCCTGGAGCAGGAGCCACTTGTAGCTGCTAGAATCACCATTGAAGATGGTATCTCCCTTCTCCTTGATGTAGATGATATCGATCGGCTTTTACAGTTCAATCCTCCACAAGATGGCGGTCTACAACTGCGGCGGAGGAGACAGATTTCTCTGGATGGACTTGCAGCAACACTTAATCTTGTTGATCCACTGGGACCTAGTGGAGCTGGTTATTCTGGTCTCAATCCAAAGGATGACATTGTCTGTCTTCACATAATCTCTCTTGCCAAGGGCCGGAAACTCATATCACGTTATCTTCAACTTCTCGACCCCAGAAGTAACCTCACGCGAGTAGTCTGCATGGTTGTTTTCCGGCACTTGAGATTCATATTCGGTGGACAGTCATCCGACTCCAGTTCATCAGAGACAATAGAAAATCTAGCACAGACTGTTTCCTTATGTGTGCACAATATGGACTTAAGTGCACTCAGCGCTTGCCTTGCTGCCGCGGTCTGTTCAACTGAACAACCGCCTCTTCGCCCCATTGGAAGCGCATCCGGTGACGGAGCCACCATCGTCGTGAAATCTGTTCTTGACCGGGCAACTCATCTTCTGTCGGACCGTCAAGCTGCAGGCTCTTACAGCATATCTAAGTGGAATTTTTGGCGGGAATCATTCGACGCTTTCTTCAGGCTTCTGACTGAGTACTGCCGGCGTAAATACGACAACATTCAGCAAATGTTACGCGACGAGGCATCAAAAGATGCTATCCCTGTCTCTGAGGCAACTATAGCAATGAGGAGGGAGATGCCTGTCGATCTGTTACGGTCGAGCCTTCCTCATACGAGTGAGCACCAGCAGAAGGATTTGATCGAGTTTGCTGAGAAATTGATGCCTGTTATGGCTTTTAGAGATCTTCAATGA
- the LOC122045157 gene encoding protein PAT1 homolog 1-like isoform X1, whose amino-acid sequence MVRRFEGEGSGPRNPKRPCDDPQHTGYAVADNPLFDASQYVFFGKEDAELGGLEDDEGDNCSFIRIGDEYHFPTTTDREGVVPSGAQNVNEVEGLAYLSDNDDLASTFAKLNRVVSGPRTPGVIGDRGSFSRESSSTADWTQDEDYLNWIDQRILDAENVQEGKRWRSQPRPPSSQLSLSKPLYRASSDPQQPHYQQTFQPQQRQQYAQESTPPASSLFTSYDPHGEPSQSFSNLTKHLSIPSANTGVHFLGPTLASYTDPQQLLGRSVSGLHYAHDIARGVAHNPTTSSWARDYLLNHTGLFSGDDLSPNMLRHQLSLPSNLVASQILLQHQQHRLSQLQPYHLCFSHSQANLFHSHGSPSQMRNKLDLDIGVPGSRDNRHRASLKGKRHFQFSHESSDTGNMKVDNRRPQIRSKYMTSEEIESILKMQNAASRNNDPYTTDYYHQACLAKKSTGRPKCNFCPRSLKDLPSRSRGSSESHAHLQVDAVREVPLSSVHRPHPLLEVDMPSSKSSMKSLEQEPLVAARITIEDGISLLLDVDDIDRLLQFNPPQDGGLQLRRRRQISLDGLAATLNLVDPLGPSGAGYSGLNPKDDIVCLHIISLAKGRKLISRYLQLLDPRSNLTRVVCMVVFRHLRFIFGGQSSDSSSSETIENLAQTVSLCVHNMDLSALSACLAAAVCSTEQPPLRPIGSASGDGATIVVKSVLDRATHLLSDRQAAGSYSISKWNFWRESFDAFFRLLTEYCRRKYDNIQQMLRDEASKDAIPVSEATIAMRREMPVDLLRSSLPHTSEHQQKDLIEFAEKLMPVMAFRDLQ is encoded by the exons ATGGTAAGGAGATTTGAGGGGGAAGGTTCGGGTCCTCGGAACCCTAAACGCCCCTGTGATGATCCTCAACATACCGGCTATGCTGTCGCAG ATAACCCCCTGTTCGATGCCTCACAGTATGTATTCTTTGGAAAGGAAGATGCCGAGTTGGGAGGTTTGGAAGATGATGAAGGTGACAATTGTAGTTTTATTAGGATTGGTGATGAATACCATTTCCCTACTACTACAGACAGAGAGGGAGTTGTTCCTTCTGGAGCACAAAATGTAAATGAG GTTGAAGGGTTAGCTTATTTATCTGATAACGATGACCTTGCGAGCACTTTTGCAAAG TTAAACAGAGTGGTCAGTGGTCCAAGGACTCCTGGAGTTATTGGTGATAGAGGATCTTTTTCTAGAGAAA GTTCTTCTACTGCAGACTGGACACAGGATGAAGACTATTTAAACTGGATTGATCAGCGAATATTAGATGCTGAAAATGTTCAGGAGGGCAAGAGATGGCGGTCACAACCACGACCGCCATCGTCTCAGCTTTCTTTATCAAAACCATTGTACAGAGCTTCATCAGATCCTCAGCAGCCACATTATCAACAAACCTTTCAGCCGCAGCAGAGGCAGCAATACGCTCAGGAATCAACCCCTCCAGCCAGCTCACTTTTCACTTCCTATGATCCTCATGGCGAACCATCTCAGTCGTTCTCAAATCTTACAAAGCATTTAAGCATTCCCTCTGCTAATACTGGAGTACATTTCCTTGGCCCGACTCTTGCCTCCTACACTGATCCTCAGCAACTCTTGGGAAGATCGGTTAGTGGATTGCACTATGCTCATGACATTGCCCGCGGAGTAGCTCATAATCCTACTACGAGCAGTTGGGCAAGGGACTATTTGCTGAATCATACTGGTCTATTTTCAGGTGACGATCTGTCTCCTAACATGCTTCGGCATCAATTGTCTCTGCCGAGCAATTTGGTAGCTTCACAGATATTATTGCAGCATCAACAACATAGATTGTCACAACTCCAGCCATACCATCTCTGTTTCTCTCACTCGCAGGCTAATTTGTTTCACTCTCATGGTTCCCCTTCGCAAATGAGGAACAAGCTTGATCTAGATATCGGAGTGCCTGGTTCAAGAGACAATAGACACAGAGCATCACTAAAAGGAAAGCGCCATTTTCAATTTTCACATGAGTCTTCTGATACTGGAAACATGAAGGTCGATAACAGGCGGCCACAGATTAGATCAAAGTACATGACATCTGAAGAAATAGAAAGCATTTTGAAGATGCAAAATGCAGCAAGCCGCAACAACGATCCATACACAACTGATTATTATCACCAGGCTTGTCTTGCAAAGAAATCAACTGGAAGGCCGAAATGCAATTTCTGTCCAAGAAGCCTAAAAGATTTGCCTTCTCGATCGCGTGGCAGTAGTGAATCACATGCTCATCTTCAGGTTGATGCAGTCAGGGAGGTTCCACTCTCTTCAGTTCACCGACCTCATCCTCTTCTTGAAGTTGACATGCCTTCCTCGAAGTCTTCCATGAAATCCCTGGAGCAGGAGCCACTTGTAGCTGCTAGAATCACCATTGAAGATGGTATCTCCCTTCTCCTTGATGTAGATGATATCGATCGGCTTTTACAGTTCAATCCTCCACAAGATGGCGGTCTACAACTGCGGCGGAGGAGACAGATTTCTCTGGATGGACTTGCAGCAACACTTAATCTTGTTGATCCACTGGGACCTAGTGGAGCTGGTTATTCTGGTCTCAATCCAAAGGATGACATTGTCTGTCTTCACATAATCTCTCTTGCCAAGGGCCGGAAACTCATATCACGTTATCTTCAACTTCTCGACCCCAGAAGTAACCTCACGCGAGTAGTCTGCATGGTTGTTTTCCGGCACTTGAGATTCATATTCGGTGGACAGTCATCCGACTCCAGTTCATCAGAGACAATAGAAAATCTAGCACAGACTGTTTCCTTATGTGTGCACAATATGGACTTAAGTGCACTCAGCGCTTGCCTTGCTGCCGCGGTCTGTTCAACTGAACAACCGCCTCTTCGCCCCATTGGAAGCGCATCCGGTGACGGAGCCACCATCGTCGTGAAATCTGTTCTTGACCGGGCAACTCATCTTCTGTCGGACCGTCAAGCTGCAGGCTCTTACAGCATATCTAAGTGGAATTTTTGGCGGGAATCATTCGACGCTTTCTTCAGGCTTCTGACTGAGTACTGCCGGCGTAAATACGACAACATTCAGCAAATGTTACGCGACGAGGCATCAAAAGATGCTATCCCTGTCTCTGAGGCAACTATAGCAATGAGGAGGGAGATGCCTGTCGATCTGTTACGGTCGAGCCTTCCTCATACGAGTGAGCACCAGCAGAAGGATTTGATCGAGTTTGCTGAGAAATTGATGCCTGTTATGGCTTTTAGAGATCTTCAATGA